tgacagacaccggaatgtgagtatgtggttttttttttttacatttacaatggtaaccagggtaaacatcgggttactaagcgcggccctgcgcttagtaacccgatatttaccctggttaccagtgaagacatcgctgcatcggcatcACACAcatgtgatccagcgacgaaataaagtttcaaacgatctgctacgacgtacgattctcagcggggtccctgatcgcagtagcatgtcagacacagcgagatcgtaactatatcgctggaacgtcacggatcgtgccgtcgtagcgaccaaagtgccaatgtgagacggtacccttatgtgGGTCTACAGGACATCATCTCTGCAGATAAATGATTACCTGCTGCTAGCGCCTGTGCATGTAACAGATACTGATTGCCTTTTGATATTTTGTAGTCTCTCACTGAACAAATTTTTATGACCATGGAAAAGCCTTCTATAATACAGTTGCAATTATAAGACAGGACATGATGCCATCATCCAGGTGTAGACAtctcctcttaggctactttcacactttcatCTTTTAcaagacgtcgcaatgcgtcgttctgtgtaaaacacaaaaaaaccaaaaaattcatcctgcaaagttgcccgaaggatgcgttttttgcacatagacttgtattaccgacgcatcgtgaCGTATGGACACACTTTCCATACATCgtacactggatgcgtcggtatttggcgggccgtcgtatcgaaaaaacgttcaagggaacgttttttcgtacgtcgggtcctgcattttaaactgcgcaggcgcggccggaactccacgcccatctccctgggacttcacaatgggcagcggacgcgttgaaacactgcgtccgctgcccacgttgtgctaaaaaacttcaacatccgtcggtacgtcgtgcCGACGCTTGGCGACGGCCGCGTACCGACGGAAGTCTGAAAGAAGCCTAACTGTCTCAAATGTCACTAGCACAATCATCACCATACTatctgcttttctttcaaaaacttGCATGTATGTCGTACTATATTCACATATTTTATAAGCTAAGTCTGGATTAGCAGATAATGTGCTATAGAAAAGGTGCACATAGGTTCAGCTGTCATTGCCAAAGCCGTAGCCTGCACACCATAGGATATATCCTGCCATTGTGTCTGcacttttaaaaaaaacaatacttcTGCATTGTCACGAAATTCCATATAAAATTCCTACAACTGAGGGGTCTGGTTCTTATCATGCTCtgcttacatagcaccattaattccatcgcactttacagacatcatcaacactccccattggggctcacaatctacatcccCTATCAGTCTTTgcagtgtgggagaaaaccggtgAACCCGGAGGAAAAtcgcgcaaacatggggagaacatacaaaatccttgcagatgttgtctttgggggGATTTGAAACCAAGACGCCAGTGCTGTAAACAGTACTAACCACGGAGCCACCGTGCTTTTTAATTACGGTATGTAAAAATAAACAGGTGCTACTTCCTTCATCACAACTGATGTAATCTTGTTGATCTGGGGAGTATGGCCTGGCTGTCACATACGGGAGTTGCCTTCAATCAATGCTTACAGTTTTAGGgccctttcacacgtcctgatatttccggtactgggaaAACCAGTACCTTAGATATCAATTTCCATGTATTTCATAAGTATGGcaaccgtgtgctgcatcagtatccCACGTACCGGCACCTGAGAAAATCTGGCGTAGTTTGCGCTGTCCTCAGGTGCCGGGTGCttaagacagctcacatcattgtccctTGCTTTTTCTGTGATCAAAGTGAGCAGGGGACAAAGTTGAGTTGTATACAGCTTTTTATCTTCCCTATCGACCAAGCAACACCAGCACTGAGacgaccttctggctttgattttgGCGCATTCATGAGCATTGATTAAAAGACAGTAAAAAACACAAAGAGTCTGATACTATAAAATCTATAGCAAATACTGAAATGTCTCCATGCACAGCATTTTGGGCTTTATATTTTGTGTTTTTCGTGTTATgttttgtaattattattatttttttttttaacatctgttCTTTTTATTCTTTTAAGGAATAATGCTGCCAACATGTCCGTGGATTCAATGCTCTGCGATCGTATTGCAGTTGCCAAAGAACTAATAACAAGAGCGGAAGTCCTCTCTAAATCTCGCGCTGGAGGTGTAGAAGGTGGAGCAAAACTATGCAGCAAGCTAAGGGCTGAACTGAGGTTCTTGCAAAAAGTGGAGACTGGGAAAGTAGCCATTAAGGAGTCTCACTTAAAGAGCACTAATCTCACTCATCTACAAGCCATTATCGAGTCAGCCGAGAGTCTAGAAGATGTGGTCAGTGTTCTCCATGTTTTCAGCTACAGTGACCAGTTTGGAGAGAAGCAAACACTAGTTGTTGATGTGGTTGCCAACGGTGGGCACACATGGGTTAAAGCCATAGGGAGAAAGGCAGAGGCTCTTCATAATATATGGATTGGATGTGGCCAATATGGCGATAAAAGCATCATTGAACAGGCAGAGGATTACCTACAAGCGAGCTGCCAGCAACCTGTGCAATATAGCAGTCCTCATATCATATTTGCCTTTTATAACAGTGTCTCCAAACCTATGGCTGAGAAGCTAAAAGAGATGGGAATATCTGTACGTGGAGATATTGTCGCTGTCGCTCTCGGGATTGCGCAAGAAGAAAATGATCTAAGCTGTAGTGAATCAGATGGGGAGGATGATGATGACTCTGAGCTTCTGCATATTGGCAAGGTAGATAGAGCAAATATAGTTGCCAGTGTGGCTTTCCCTAGAGAGATTAAGGTTGAAGTCTGCAACCGGGTGAACTTAGACATCACAACATTAATTACCTACGTATCTGCTCTTAGCCACGGGGGCTGTCATTTTATCTTTAAAGAGAAGGTATTGACAGAGCAGGCAGCTCAGGAAAGACAAGAAAAAGTGTTACCTTTGCTGGACCCCTTCCTGGAGGGCAAGGAGCTTTTTGCCTGTGAATGTGCTGTGAAAGACTTCCAGTCCATATTGGAGACTTTAGGTGGAGTACATGAGAGAGAACGAGCTGCATCACTCATACAGAGAATTAACATAGTCCCTGATCAACCTTCTCAGCGTGCCTTAAAACTTGCTGCTAGCTCCAAAGTTAACAGCCGTTCAGTCTCCATATTTGGGACTGGGGACACTTTACGTGCGATCACAATGACTGCTAATAGTGGCTTTGTAAGAGCAGCCAATAACCAGGGTGTTAAATTTAGTGTGTTCATTCACCAACCTCGTGCACTTACTGAGAGCAAAGAGTCTTCTGCCACTCCTATACCAAAGAATCACGTGGCTTCTGACCTCCACTGACCTCAGGCAAAGTTGTATGTCAGGATCTCATTAGCCCCTTTTCTTTTTCATCAGAGGAAATTCCTAATGTTCTGTTTAATGCATCCCATAATGTAGCTTCCTAAGCATGTAATATGCAGAAACATGTTCAATAAAGACTTGAAGCTATTCACTTTAGCCACACTTGGCCTCTGAGTAGTTTACATTTCTTAAAGGGAAGTGCTGTGTTTTGTCAATGTTCTTGTTTACAATCAAAGGGCGCTTgtttatacactgtgtgagaaatttcactactttttttctgattttcaagATCACTGCTTTCAACCAACTTTCACTGAATTATTCCCAAGtgggcagcactgtggctcagtggttagcactgcagcaatgcaacattggggtcctgggttcaaatccaagcaAGGACGATATTTGCAAGGATTAGGTATGTTCTCCATgtgtctgcgtgggtttcctcccatactccaaagacctACTTATAGGTAAATTAGTGTTTGAGCTCCAATGGgaacagtgctgataatgtctgtaaagcgctgtggaattaatgatgtaatttaagtgagtaaaataaaggaTGTGTTATCAAGTGCCCATCAAAACCGAGctctcattgcagtactgttgctgtaATGGGCTGGGTAATTAGATGGGCATCACTGGAGCAGAACAGATTTTCTTACTCTGGAAGGTAATGGTGTAGGATTCCATTCCTTTTCTGCATGCAGAGATATCGAAAACTAAAACATTGACGCACAGTATAAAAATTGCTGACTTTTCATCAGGAACCTaaacaaaaaaaattgatttgtaTGGGTTTGTGTTGTTTTCGTGCCACCTCCAGGAAGATGAAGAGGAGCTGTTCCCATCACCTATTTTCAGTGCATTATTGTGTTGCTCTCTGATAATCAGGGAAGACTGCTGACACAGGCTCTAATATATAGAGCACAAGCTGAAAAGTGATGGCGCttgtcctctctgacctttctcagcgcctgtgcactgcagtactttactttgccctcaacagggcagagaagcatgccctgcgcaggagcgccgatgccggggagcgatgaagaagcaggagggcgacaTCGCAAGGTCTTGTGTCTCGGGCAAAACATTACAGGACGCCTGACCGTGATAGAGCTGAACAGGGAAGACTCTGAGAAACCGTGCGGTACGGTATGACCCGGGTACGTGCTGTGTGACAGGAAGAATagtgcagggaaagaggaagacCTGTACCGCTTAGAACATGGTATTAATGCTGTAACAGAAATGGATGTGCTGTGTCCTGAAGTCAGTAAAGTTGTTCAGTTGAAAGTTGCAATGTACTGTGTATCTGTTTGTGTGAAACCGACTGAAGAGAGGAGACTCTGAAGTAGTTGGACCTGGAGACACAGGTACACTTACTAAAGGAGCAGCAGGTATGTTGACTGGGAGTCGTGGGGTGTATGTGAGGGGGTGCCAGGGTGTGATGGAGCAGAAGTCCTCAGCCACCACTACCACCCTGCCCTACCCTTACACCTCAAAGTTTTCAACAGCAAAAGTGTTTCTGCTGCAAATCTGCCAAATTTGAAATGCTGGCAGAGAAGTGCAGGAGGTGGTACAAGTCGGGGGGGACAGCTCCCATGCTTTGTGGATAGAAAATCGGAGACTGCTGCATTACATACTGGCTAGGTGGGAAATGACACACTCCTCAGCATCAGGGGATCCTTCATGGGATGTAGAAGGTGATGGCAAAACAGAAATGAAGCTGTACTGATGCATGAGGGCTGGTGAAGACAGCTGGACACTCATACCTCGCATCAAGTACCGGTACGTATTACTGAATGGGACAAACTAAGCTGCTTGTAAACTAAGGAGTGTCTGAAAAAGACTGAAGATGAGTGTGAAACTTCaaattaaagaggttatccactatAACATTGATTACATATCTTtaagatagatcatcaatgtctaaTCGATGGGGTAGCTCAATTTAAATCAATAGGGGGAGGATAGCAGTACCTGGTCGTGGCCGCTATCAGTAGATGGAGCAGCTCCTTGAGTGAGCACTTCTGGCCACTGCTGACACATGACGGTTGATCAGCGGGGGGTGCAGGATGTTGCACCCCCacctatcagacattgatgacctatcccaaggatgGACCACCCATGTTAAGttggtggacaaccactttaagtacTATGATATGTAAAAATATTTTCCATGTCAAAGTGTGTTTAACCTAAGGTCCTATTGCTTCAATCAAATTTTTATCAGACTAAGATTTCCTCTAAAATGCTTATGATTAATCTTCGTGAAAAGGTAACTTCACAAGGCACGATAAAGCTGTAGATTTgtgatgggtgaaaaaatgctacaTAAAAGGCTGAAAGAATTAAGGCTGCAGACTTTAAAAAATGTTGTAGTTCTCATTCAGTTGGAAAAAAAGCGGAGTGGGCATGatctttctgaaatctcatagctattggtgctactgtaaaacacagcttcttTCCAAGAAGACGCGCTGCAAAAAATGCCACTTTTGCTCATAGCCTTGCTATGTTTATTTTATAGTGTGACATGCAGTGTGGTTTTAGACTCCTGTGTGTATTTTAATACATAGCCAGCAGGTGGCACATACGCTGCATTCTGTATAgttactaaggctaagttcacactagcgttgtgcgccgctgcgtcggcgacgcaacgcacaacgcacgcaaaaacgcggcaaaacgcacgcaaaaacgctgcgttttgcgacgcatgcgtcggtttttgccgaaaatcggacgcaagaaaaatgcaacttgctgcgttttcttggtccgacgcttgcggcaaaaaagacgcaagtgtcgcacaacgcaacacaaaaaaacgcatgcgtcccccatgttaagtataggggcgcatgacgcatgcgtcgccgctgcgtcgccgacgcaaacccgacgcaaattagcttaacgctaatgtgaacgtagcctaagaattaCCCATTGCTGTTTTTTCTAAATTGAGTCCATGTGTTAtagctgcagtgtgtgtgtgtaaaatatagACATGAGCTTAAGCTACAAAAGTGAAATGAAGTTATTTAATGTGAATACAGAGTGCAGcgccacactgctgtatatattgtacaaatAAATCTCACATCTTCTGGAAAAACAAGCCCAAAATTATAACTGCTTTAGGTTTTACTTCTGGGATGTGACTGCACAATGTTTTGGAAGACCATACACCCAATCGAGCTGCTTTTATCTGGACCCCAGGTAATTCAAGTTGGACATCCCTGTACTAGACTAATATTGCACCAAGTTATGGGGCTAATTCCACAAATTATAGATTTTTTTCACATCACAAGCAGGCTTGAGGACTTTATCACACAACCATTGTATTTCAGCACTCTGGACACCAGTGAATGTAAGGATGTGGATTTTGGAAATAACTGAAGTCCGTCAAGAAagttaagacttttttttttctactttcttgTCTTGTGTGGCAATGCAGTATGTGACCACTGTGTGGCAGTGTTTTCATAAAGATGACGGCCTTAAAATAAAGGCTCTATCATTCATGATGTATTCAGGAAACACTGAGTTGAATTACTCTCTCTGACAAGAGGCCAAACTTAAACTGGGTTATGTTGACCGTCAGAACATATTTATATTGTGTACATATATTAGCCAGTAAAATTTTATTCCAATCAGCTTCACTTCTAGGGACTAAAAAATAGAATTAAACTTACCAGTAGTgtcgagcgataccttccaatccgatacttctggatatttgatttaaaaaatatcggatattgccgatacccgataccaaggcaagtcaatgggacaaaaatattggaattaaaataaaccctttctttccttgtaggttaattctacatgaaggaaaacaactaagaataatgtaggatgtattgggggaggtggaggagacattaaaggcacagaggtttaggccaatcaaatggaatagcaggaattaattttttttaagacgtttggagttacaaagatattgactgttaagatttttttatattttgtcagatttgtttcactacttccatgctcttcactttcttttttacttctcccacactttcttcttcatcatcctcagcagcatctttttcatcaacttcttcaacttattcatcttcttcaccttcttcctataatttttttttacattcttcatattctttttattcaactattattcttcatattctacttcatcttcttcatattcttcttcatcatattcttgttTGCGACAGGCCTTcctgtagttatctataaaagtttgaagattgcaccttccgttctgcctgtcccaaaagatttacaacaggatttgtccgcgttcagtttggcctgcagcagcaggttttttccaggggcaacacgaggaggaacggactcacccccatacttcTTAGTCTTCTGCTGCTTATAATttttataatatcttttgctctgattttttagtcttatgcttaatgttcttctgctttttgttctgcagcttcttgttcttctgcttctcggtcttcagggttgtcgtctccgggatcgtcgtcgtcttcggggtggtctccAGAGTCGTCATctacggggtggtcttcagggtcgtcgtctttagggtcttgaacttggaaatgtagcagaaggtacaagaaggctgaggaactgctgagaaccagctgacggtactggaacctggatggctacccgaaggtacaagagccaatggaactaccgaggaccagctgacggtactggaacccggttactaagcaggaggtacccgtgccagaaagcactaccaaggaccaccagacgttggtagaactcggatacccagaaggaggcacctaagccaaaagctctgcccggaaccagctgacggtactggaaccaggatggggagcagaaggtacaagagcaaaagacactgccgagaaccagctgatggtactgaatcccggatggctagccgaaggtacaagagccaatggaactaccgaggaccagctgacggtactggaacccggttactaagcaggaggtacccgtgccagaaagcactaccaaggaccaccagacgttggtgaaactcggataccaagaaggaggcacctaagccaaaggctctgcccaggaccagctgacggtactggaactagggggacctattcaagcttgtctttctacgaaccaggtaatggtgctggaactcaggcagcagaaggtccacaggaaaaaaaaacaaattgctagGCAGCGAGCTggccgtagttaccgaaaacccacagtcctacagggggagctggtcctattggcactacagaaccagccttcattgctagttcccgcagcccacatagaaagcacctaaactgcaggcaccatagagtcggctaacccaacCGTAACACGACAGGACaacatattggaggcaaagtgaccttgacactacctggaaacagctggcgtgctgaaaccgggctgggcaggagggagtacccgtgccaaagacacttctacagcagcaactggcagtgttgga
This is a stretch of genomic DNA from Ranitomeya variabilis isolate aRanVar5 chromosome 6, aRanVar5.hap1, whole genome shotgun sequence. It encodes these proteins:
- the C6H7orf25 gene encoding UPF0415 protein C7orf25 homolog; the encoded protein is MSVDSMLCDRIAVAKELITRAEVLSKSRAGGVEGGAKLCSKLRAELRFLQKVETGKVAIKESHLKSTNLTHLQAIIESAESLEDVVSVLHVFSYSDQFGEKQTLVVDVVANGGHTWVKAIGRKAEALHNIWIGCGQYGDKSIIEQAEDYLQASCQQPVQYSSPHIIFAFYNSVSKPMAEKLKEMGISVRGDIVAVALGIAQEENDLSCSESDGEDDDDSELLHIGKVDRANIVASVAFPREIKVEVCNRVNLDITTLITYVSALSHGGCHFIFKEKVLTEQAAQERQEKVLPLLDPFLEGKELFACECAVKDFQSILETLGGVHERERAASLIQRINIVPDQPSQRALKLAASSKVNSRSVSIFGTGDTLRAITMTANSGFVRAANNQGVKFSVFIHQPRALTESKESSATPIPKNHVASDLH